Proteins co-encoded in one Streptococcus ruminicola genomic window:
- a CDS encoding MATE family efflux transporter — translation MAKREHFLREAMAIAIPVALQAMLQSSFSMIDQLMVGQLGKTAIAAVEVGGKPQFVFAFVSGAIATVTGIMVSQYMGKNDQKKINTSMSVNLIVMLCLALFTMGLCLIFPDVLAGIFTKDTEVVVTAKPYIQLLAWVYPLSGVATLLAVQLRCRNYAKYPLYISAVAAVVNTCLNYLLIFGHFGFPAMGIKGAALASLMSQVVNLALMVYFYHRTCQFSFDLRMKASEISQYLIMLTPIVVNELLWTLGQNVNTYIYGHMGTSELAGMSLTGPIQGLFIGALSGLSQAAGILIGRRLGEHDYERAYQDSKRLCFYGFVGSLILSIFLVLGENLYIDLYNVGPDVRQVGSQLLLTFAILAPVKVQNMILGGGVIRSGGRTKYIMIIDILGTWCIGVPLGLFTGLVLKLPIVWVYFILSQEELFRFIVSVFMFRSRKWMNTIK, via the coding sequence ATGGCAAAAAGAGAACATTTTTTAAGAGAAGCAATGGCAATTGCCATTCCCGTAGCCTTACAAGCCATGTTGCAGTCATCCTTTTCAATGATTGACCAATTAATGGTCGGACAGCTTGGAAAGACTGCCATTGCAGCCGTTGAAGTTGGCGGAAAGCCACAGTTTGTCTTTGCCTTTGTTAGCGGAGCGATTGCGACCGTAACAGGTATCATGGTTTCTCAGTATATGGGAAAAAATGATCAGAAAAAGATTAATACCAGCATGTCAGTTAACCTCATAGTCATGCTGTGCTTGGCTTTATTTACCATGGGCTTGTGCTTAATCTTCCCTGATGTTTTGGCAGGAATCTTCACTAAGGATACCGAAGTTGTGGTGACGGCTAAGCCCTATATTCAGCTCTTAGCTTGGGTCTATCCTTTATCTGGGGTTGCAACACTTTTAGCGGTTCAGCTGCGTTGCCGAAATTACGCTAAGTATCCGCTCTACATCAGTGCAGTCGCTGCGGTGGTCAATACCTGCTTAAATTATCTCTTGATTTTTGGTCATTTTGGTTTTCCTGCCATGGGAATCAAGGGGGCAGCGCTAGCTAGCTTAATGTCTCAAGTAGTGAATCTGGCTTTGATGGTTTATTTTTACCATAGAACTTGTCAATTTAGCTTTGATTTGCGGATGAAGGCTTCAGAGATTAGTCAGTACCTCATCATGCTAACGCCTATTGTGGTTAATGAGTTGCTTTGGACTTTGGGGCAAAATGTCAATACCTACATTTATGGGCACATGGGAACGAGCGAGCTTGCTGGGATGTCTCTAACTGGTCCCATTCAGGGGCTATTTATTGGGGCTTTGTCTGGCTTGTCACAAGCGGCGGGAATTTTAATCGGACGCAGGCTTGGTGAGCATGATTACGAACGAGCTTATCAGGATTCGAAACGTTTGTGCTTTTATGGTTTTGTAGGCTCTCTCATCTTATCAATCTTCTTGGTTCTGGGTGAAAATCTCTACATTGACTTATATAATGTTGGTCCTGATGTTAGACAAGTCGGATCACAACTCTTGTTGACTTTTGCGATTTTAGCACCGGTTAAAGTTCAAAATATGATTTTGGGTGGTGGTGTTATCCGAAGTGGTGGGAGAACCAAGTACATCATGATTATCGATATTTTGGGTACATGGTGTATTGGTGTGCCTTTAGGGCTCTTTACGGGACTGGTTCTTAAACTTCCAATTGTTTGGGTTTATTTTATTCTATCGCAAGAGGAATTGTTCCGTTTTATCGTGTCAGTCTTTATGTTCCGCAGTAGAAAATGGATGAATACCATTAAATAA
- a CDS encoding type II CAAX prenyl endopeptidase Rce1 family protein produces the protein MKKENMKLNRVWLSFLVYLVLFWFGILILKQKQLVWLLLEFYALVIASFILWKYHRYLQRKHLISSSVLCSLYALSELIHMTPLSIFNILLVFLSACAVMAVFAQKPEGALKWFKGHSRKSIATSVSIGILCGIIWGAINCLLMLGSNDLQPSSIFKAFLLSLSPAIIEEVAYRTVFYAFCLAMISGEKLNTKGQELTTYAMMTVPHILPHTVECFNNGFLFGLLEWLISVVLYILIFGLIFAFLQRKRDIVSAMIAHGTVDFIRFCLFGLPI, from the coding sequence ATGAAAAAAGAAAATATGAAATTAAACAGAGTGTGGCTATCTTTTCTGGTATATTTAGTGCTTTTTTGGTTTGGCATTCTAATACTAAAACAAAAACAGCTTGTTTGGCTTCTTTTAGAATTTTATGCGCTTGTGATTGCTAGTTTTATCCTTTGGAAATACCATCGTTATTTGCAGCGTAAGCACCTTATCAGTTCTAGTGTGCTTTGTAGTTTGTATGCTTTGTCAGAACTAATTCACATGACACCATTATCGATTTTTAATATCTTACTTGTCTTTTTATCGGCTTGTGCTGTGATGGCTGTTTTTGCTCAAAAACCAGAAGGAGCACTAAAATGGTTTAAAGGACATTCAAGAAAAAGTATTGCAACAAGTGTTAGTATTGGAATACTATGTGGAATCATTTGGGGTGCTATTAATTGTTTACTGATGTTAGGAAGCAATGACCTTCAGCCTTCTAGTATTTTTAAAGCTTTTTTACTTTCTTTAAGTCCAGCTATTATTGAAGAAGTTGCCTATCGAACTGTTTTTTACGCTTTTTGTTTAGCTATGATAAGTGGCGAGAAGCTGAATACGAAAGGTCAGGAATTGACAACTTATGCTATGATGACTGTTCCGCATATATTACCGCATACGGTGGAGTGTTTTAACAATGGTTTTCTATTTGGATTGCTGGAATGGCTGATTTCAGTGGTTTTATACATCCTTATTTTTGGACTGATTTTTGCTTTTTTGCAGAGAAAACGAGATATTGTATCGGCTATGATTGCCCACGGTACCGTTGATTTTATTCGCTTTTGTTTATTTGGGTTGCCTATTTGA
- a CDS encoding CPBP family intramembrane glutamic endopeptidase, with protein sequence MMSEQKKTSFRDYIASNAIPILIEVVFILSCLIVPSSYLIYTNALFYFLLLVYFLISKDLNLKEWFRSFKSGRKYWIQVLLTFLGFVLTFALTRMLEGFFPNFEIGSISLRRDSWLTLIVFSISTIFLPAMTEETFYRKNMILFDSKKAIFLTTFFSMLLYALEHSLSWWGIFLTMIWALPLSFSYIKTRNIYVVMTAHFIGNLIGNGSDVIATLIHWLS encoded by the coding sequence ATGATGAGTGAACAGAAAAAGACTAGTTTTAGAGATTATATTGCTTCAAATGCTATTCCTATTTTGATTGAAGTGGTTTTTATCTTGTCGTGTTTGATTGTTCCGTCAAGCTACCTTATCTACACCAACGCTTTGTTTTACTTTTTGCTTTTGGTTTATTTTCTCATCTCTAAAGACCTTAATTTAAAAGAATGGTTTAGGAGTTTTAAAAGCGGCAGAAAGTACTGGATTCAGGTTTTATTGACGTTTTTAGGATTCGTGCTTACCTTTGCTTTGACAAGGATGTTAGAAGGATTTTTTCCAAACTTTGAGATAGGGAGTATCAGTTTAAGAAGAGATAGTTGGCTGACCTTAATCGTATTTTCCATTTCGACCATCTTTTTGCCAGCTATGACCGAAGAGACATTTTACCGAAAAAACATGATTCTGTTTGATAGTAAGAAGGCAATTTTCCTCACGACCTTTTTTAGTATGTTACTCTATGCTTTGGAACACTCGCTTTCTTGGTGGGGAATTTTCTTGACCATGATTTGGGCGCTGCCGTTGAGTTTTTCTTATATCAAAACTAGAAACATTTACGTTGTCATGACGGCGCATTTTATTGGCAATCTTATCGGCAATGGCAGCGATGTGATAGCTACCTTGATTCATTGGTTATCTTAA
- a CDS encoding glycoside hydrolase family 70 protein, giving the protein MEKKIRYKLHKVKKQWVTIAVTSLALVAGVGVGVASSTQQVSADEYAVTRGSDMPRTSESSSQTQTSSSDVDTQESSTEASSTVKEETNAKTTTEDATQETTESSVEKAETTEASSEETQEKADSTEQSETTAGEDVADDSQKTSETDVRDDKTTKAAEEETQKAEDEQLSLDNIKKIDGKYYYVQEDGTVKKNFAITVNGQLLYFDAETGALSSTSTYSFTEGLTNLVDNFSKNNQAYDSTEKSFELVDGYLTANSWYRPTKVLENGEKWVDSTEDTYRPLVMAWWPDVDTQVNYLNHMSEYFGMGKKYSATDKQSTLNVAAEAIQIKIEQEIARRGNAAWLREIIASFVATQDKWNMNSEDRDTDHLQGGALLYVNSDLTEWANSDYRLLNRAPTYQNGQTNYHKADRTGGYDFLLANDVDNSNPVVQAEQLNQLYYLMNWGKVVFGDAEANFDGVRVDAVDNVDADLLQLYTDLFEAAYGVNKTEAQALAHISILEAWSFNDPDYNHDTNGAALAIDNGLRMAFLDVLTRPEGSRSNLESLIHNDLGMTDRTVDSAYGDTMPSYAFVRAHDSEVQGIIASIIAGQINPKTDGFTFTLEELQKAFEIYNADMNSVHKKYTHFNIPAAYALLLTNMESVPRVYYGDLFTDNGQYMAVKSPYYNQIVALLKSRIKYAAGGQAMNVQYPAGANGGILTSVRFGKGIMTADQKAKDESVPTSGIVTIISNNPNLKLNGSDVIAVQVGIAHAGQYYRPLLSPTENGLQAYLNDSDTNITKLVDENGFIYFTGDEIKGFQTVDMNGFLTVWVPVGAAADQDIRVKPSTEAKEAGKLTYETSAALDSQVIFEGFSNFQDFVKDPSQYTNKVIAENADLFASWGITSFELAPQYVSSTDGTFLDSIIQNGYAFSDRYDLAMSKNNKYGSAEDLRNAIKALHKRGIQVIADWVPDQIYALPGEEIVTATRVNDYGEEREGAQIKNKPYAANTKSSGKDYQAQYGGEFLDYLQKTYPSIFERVMISNGQKIDPSTKIKVWKAEYFNGTNILGKGSDYVLNDQATGTYFTVTENGAFLPKQMTSDDAKTGFYYDGKGMTYFSTSGYQAKSSFIVYNGNRYYFDEEGHMVTGMREIDGETYFFLPNGIELRDAIYEDAEGNQYYFGKTGSRYEGGHYYAFNTTETVDGVAKTVTNWRYFGKDGVMARGLVKIGEDYQYYDENGNQVKGQLVKDKDGQLRYFKGDSGAMVASEFALINGGWYYFNEDGVAVKGAQTINGQQLYFDENGVQAKGIFVTNEDGTRSYYDAKSGEKFVGDFFTTGDNHWYYADENGNLATGSQVIRGQKLYFAEDGLQAKGIFVTNEDGTRSYYDAKSGEKFVGDFFTTGDNHWYYADENGNLATGSQVIRGQKLYFAEDGLQAKGIFVTDAEGNRHFYDPDSGDLATNKFIADGDNWYYFDENGQVVTGDQEINGQELHFDENGVQTKGGFATDAEGHKHYYDAKTGDLEDEDVAFVEA; this is encoded by the coding sequence ATGGAAAAAAAGATTCGCTATAAGCTACACAAAGTTAAAAAGCAATGGGTAACTATTGCTGTTACAAGTTTGGCACTTGTTGCAGGAGTAGGCGTGGGAGTTGCTAGCTCAACACAACAAGTATCTGCCGACGAATATGCTGTCACAAGAGGAAGTGACATGCCAAGAACAAGCGAAAGCAGTAGTCAAACTCAAACAAGTAGCTCAGATGTCGATACTCAAGAGTCATCAACAGAAGCTAGTTCAACAGTAAAAGAAGAAACAAATGCTAAAACTACAACTGAAGATGCTACTCAGGAGACAACTGAAAGTTCAGTAGAAAAAGCAGAAACTACAGAAGCTTCATCAGAAGAAACTCAAGAAAAAGCTGACTCAACTGAACAATCAGAAACAACTGCTGGTGAGGATGTTGCAGACGACAGTCAAAAAACATCTGAAACTGATGTTCGTGATGACAAAACAACAAAAGCAGCTGAAGAAGAAACTCAAAAAGCTGAAGACGAACAATTGAGCTTGGACAACATCAAGAAAATTGATGGTAAATACTACTATGTCCAAGAAGATGGTACTGTTAAGAAAAACTTCGCCATCACTGTAAATGGTCAATTGCTTTACTTTGATGCTGAAACAGGTGCTTTGTCATCAACTTCAACTTACTCATTTACAGAAGGTTTGACAAATCTTGTCGATAACTTCTCAAAAAATAACCAAGCTTACGATTCAACTGAAAAAAGCTTTGAATTGGTTGATGGGTATTTGACTGCCAACTCTTGGTATCGTCCTACTAAAGTTTTGGAAAATGGTGAAAAATGGGTTGATTCAACAGAAGACACTTACCGTCCATTGGTAATGGCATGGTGGCCTGATGTTGATACACAAGTCAACTACCTTAACCATATGTCTGAATACTTTGGCATGGGTAAAAAATACTCAGCAACTGACAAACAATCAACATTGAACGTTGCAGCAGAAGCTATTCAAATTAAAATCGAACAAGAAATCGCACGTCGTGGTAACGCTGCTTGGTTGCGTGAAATCATTGCTTCGTTTGTAGCTACACAAGACAAATGGAACATGAATTCTGAAGACCGTGACACTGACCACTTGCAAGGTGGTGCCCTTCTTTACGTTAACAGTGATTTGACTGAATGGGCTAATTCAGATTATCGTCTTCTTAACCGCGCACCGACTTACCAAAACGGTCAAACAAATTACCACAAAGCAGACCGCACAGGTGGTTATGACTTCTTGCTTGCAAACGACGTTGATAACTCAAACCCAGTTGTTCAAGCAGAACAATTGAACCAACTTTATTACCTTATGAACTGGGGTAAAGTGGTCTTTGGTGATGCTGAAGCCAACTTTGATGGTGTTCGTGTTGATGCCGTGGATAACGTAGATGCTGACCTTCTTCAACTTTACACAGACTTGTTTGAAGCAGCTTACGGCGTTAATAAAACAGAAGCACAAGCTCTTGCCCATATTTCTATTCTAGAAGCTTGGAGTTTCAATGACCCTGATTATAACCATGATACAAATGGTGCAGCCCTTGCTATCGACAACGGTCTTCGTATGGCTTTCCTTGATGTTTTAACACGACCAGAAGGTAGCCGTTCAAACTTGGAATCATTGATTCATAATGATCTTGGTATGACTGACCGTACAGTAGATAGTGCTTACGGTGATACAATGCCTTCATATGCTTTTGTTCGTGCACACGATAGTGAAGTACAAGGTATTATCGCATCAATCATCGCTGGTCAAATCAATCCGAAAACAGATGGTTTCACATTCACACTTGAAGAATTGCAAAAAGCCTTTGAAATCTATAACGCTGATATGAACAGTGTTCACAAAAAATACACTCACTTCAATATTCCAGCAGCTTATGCACTTCTTTTGACAAATATGGAATCTGTTCCACGTGTTTACTATGGTGATTTGTTCACTGACAATGGTCAATACATGGCAGTTAAATCTCCATACTACAACCAAATCGTTGCTCTTCTTAAATCTCGTATCAAATACGCAGCTGGTGGTCAAGCAATGAACGTTCAATACCCTGCAGGAGCAAATGGTGGTATTTTAACATCAGTTCGTTTTGGTAAAGGTATCATGACTGCTGACCAAAAAGCAAAAGACGAATCTGTTCCAACTTCAGGTATTGTCACAATCATTTCTAACAATCCAAATCTTAAATTAAATGGTTCTGATGTGATTGCAGTACAAGTTGGTATCGCACATGCTGGTCAATATTACCGTCCATTGCTTTCACCAACTGAAAACGGTTTGCAAGCTTATCTCAACGATTCTGATACTAACATCACTAAACTCGTTGATGAAAATGGATTTATCTACTTCACAGGTGATGAAATCAAAGGCTTCCAAACTGTTGATATGAATGGTTTCCTTACTGTTTGGGTACCAGTTGGTGCAGCTGCTGATCAAGATATTCGCGTGAAACCAAGCACAGAAGCTAAAGAAGCAGGCAAATTAACTTACGAAACATCAGCAGCTCTTGATTCACAAGTTATCTTTGAAGGATTCTCAAACTTCCAAGATTTTGTAAAAGATCCTTCACAATACACTAACAAAGTTATTGCTGAAAATGCTGATCTCTTTGCATCATGGGGTATCACATCATTTGAATTGGCACCACAATACGTGTCATCAACTGACGGTACATTCCTTGATTCAATCATCCAAAATGGTTATGCCTTTAGCGACCGTTATGACTTGGCAATGAGCAAAAACAATAAATACGGTTCAGCAGAAGATTTGCGAAATGCTATTAAAGCCCTTCACAAACGTGGTATCCAAGTTATTGCTGACTGGGTTCCAGACCAAATCTACGCTCTTCCAGGTGAAGAAATTGTTACAGCAACTCGTGTTAACGACTATGGTGAAGAACGCGAAGGTGCTCAAATTAAGAACAAACCATATGCCGCAAACACTAAAAGTAGTGGTAAAGACTACCAAGCACAATATGGTGGTGAATTCTTAGATTATCTTCAAAAAACTTACCCATCAATCTTTGAACGTGTCATGATTTCTAACGGTCAAAAAATTGACCCATCAACTAAGATTAAAGTTTGGAAAGCTGAATACTTCAACGGAACAAACATTCTTGGCAAAGGTTCAGATTATGTTCTTAATGATCAAGCAACAGGTACTTACTTCACAGTCACTGAAAATGGAGCTTTCCTTCCAAAACAAATGACATCAGATGATGCCAAAACTGGTTTCTACTATGATGGTAAAGGCATGACTTACTTCTCAACAAGTGGATACCAAGCTAAATCATCATTTATCGTGTACAACGGAAATCGTTATTACTTTGACGAAGAAGGTCACATGGTGACAGGTATGCGTGAAATCGATGGTGAAACTTACTTCTTCTTGCCAAATGGTATTGAACTTCGTGATGCTATCTATGAAGATGCAGAAGGAAACCAATACTACTTCGGTAAAACAGGTAGCCGTTATGAAGGTGGTCATTACTATGCCTTCAATACAACTGAAACAGTTGATGGCGTTGCTAAGACTGTAACTAACTGGCGCTACTTCGGTAAAGATGGTGTTATGGCGCGTGGTCTTGTTAAAATCGGTGAAGATTACCAATACTATGATGAAAATGGTAACCAAGTTAAAGGTCAACTTGTTAAAGACAAAGATGGTCAACTTCGTTACTTCAAAGGTGACTCAGGTGCCATGGTTGCTTCTGAATTCGCTCTTATCAATGGCGGATGGTATTACTTTAACGAAGACGGTGTAGCAGTTAAAGGTGCCCAAACAATTAACGGTCAACAATTGTACTTTGACGAAAATGGTGTCCAAGCCAAAGGTATCTTCGTAACCAATGAAGATGGTACACGTAGTTACTATGATGCTAAATCTGGTGAAAAATTTGTTGGTGATTTCTTCACAACAGGTGACAACCACTGGTACTATGCTGACGAAAATGGTAACTTGGCAACAGGTTCACAAGTTATTCGTGGTCAAAAACTTTACTTTGCTGAAGATGGTCTCCAAGCTAAAGGTATCTTCGTAACCAATGAAGATGGTACACGTAGTTACTATGATGCTAAATCTGGTGAAAAATTTGTTGGTGATTTCTTCACAACAGGTGACAACCACTGGTACTATGCTGACGAAAATGGTAACTTGGCAACAGGTTCACAAGTTATTCGTGGTCAAAAACTTTACTTTGCTGAAGATGGTCTCCAAGCTAAAGGTATCTTCGTAACAGATGCAGAAGGAAATCGTCACTTTTACGATCCAGATTCAGGTGACCTTGCCACAAATAAATTTATCGCTGATGGTGACAACTGGTATTACTTTGACGAAAACGGTCAAGTCGTAACAGGTGACCAAGAAATCAACGGTCAAGAATTGCATTTCGATGAAAATGGTGTTCAAACTAAAGGCGGATTTGCTACAGACGCTGAAGGTCACAAACACTATTACGATGCAAAAACTGGAGACTTGGAAGATGAAGATGTAGCTTTTGTAGAAGCTTAA
- a CDS encoding methyltransferase family protein has translation MSEKLFLQAISKFFLGFLLVATLLFLPAGTLCYWNAWLLLAILFIPMFIAGLVMMIFSPELLKKRLNAKESEKEQQQVIKFSALMFIAAFLSAGFSFRFNWLRLSASVSYIAAVIFLLAYGLYAEVLRENAYLARTIEVQEGQKVIDTGLYGVIRHPMYMATILLFLSMGLVLGSLLSFIILLCYLPLIIKRIRNEEAVLEKDLEGYLAYEKKVQYRLFPFIW, from the coding sequence ATGAGTGAGAAACTTTTTTTGCAAGCTATCAGCAAATTTTTCCTTGGCTTTTTGCTTGTCGCCACTTTGTTATTTCTTCCAGCAGGGACTTTGTGTTATTGGAATGCTTGGCTTTTATTAGCGATTCTTTTTATTCCCATGTTTATCGCAGGGCTTGTCATGATGATTTTTAGTCCAGAATTGCTTAAAAAGCGTCTTAATGCTAAAGAAAGTGAGAAAGAGCAACAGCAGGTTATTAAGTTCAGCGCGCTGATGTTTATCGCAGCTTTTCTGTCAGCTGGCTTTAGTTTTCGTTTCAATTGGCTTCGCTTATCAGCTAGTGTCAGCTATATTGCAGCAGTTATTTTTTTACTAGCTTATGGTTTATATGCAGAAGTTTTGCGTGAAAATGCCTATCTAGCTCGAACGATTGAGGTTCAAGAAGGGCAAAAAGTGATTGATACAGGATTATATGGTGTGATTCGTCACCCGATGTACATGGCAACTATACTTTTGTTTTTATCAATGGGATTGGTTTTAGGCTCACTACTTTCTTTTATTATTTTGCTCTGCTATCTTCCGCTAATCATCAAGCGCATTCGCAATGAAGAAGCAGTACTAGAAAAAGATTTAGAAGGCTACTTGGCATATGAGAAGAAGGTTCAGTACAGATTATTTCCGTTTATTTGGTAA
- a CDS encoding CPBP family intramembrane glutamic endopeptidase encodes MTHKLPKLKVLILTLLMAFMELSALPAAFLGQITFKDINPMYFTLMFNFIIALLVCCLCQKFWIKSLQFGLQKSGLMMGLKRYGLPAFIATLIVTLVFCISLTPFDNQPTFWRVLIEGIVYYVGVALVEEVYLRGLLQNLLEDCFENSQNAVLYAILITSFLFGFGHVFGALGQPLGTIIGKTVWAMALGVYLGSVYVKTRNLWVPIVLHFVIDLCGIPFCFSTSNQYPQIALVTSLVAYVLLGIYGLSLLKNKD; translated from the coding sequence ATGACACATAAGTTACCAAAACTGAAAGTGCTGATTTTAACTTTGCTAATGGCATTTATGGAACTGTCAGCCTTACCTGCAGCTTTTTTAGGTCAAATAACTTTTAAAGATATTAATCCTATGTATTTTACATTGATGTTCAATTTTATCATAGCTTTGCTTGTTTGTTGCTTGTGCCAAAAATTTTGGATTAAGTCTTTGCAGTTTGGGTTACAAAAGTCAGGACTAATGATGGGCTTGAAAAGGTATGGTTTGCCAGCATTTATAGCAACACTTATTGTAACGCTTGTTTTTTGCATCAGCTTAACACCATTTGACAATCAACCGACTTTTTGGCGTGTTTTAATCGAAGGAATTGTCTATTATGTTGGCGTAGCTCTTGTAGAAGAAGTGTATTTGAGAGGATTGCTGCAAAATCTTTTAGAAGATTGTTTTGAAAATAGTCAGAATGCGGTCTTGTATGCTATTTTGATAACTTCTTTCTTATTTGGTTTTGGTCATGTCTTTGGGGCACTTGGACAACCACTTGGAACAATTATTGGTAAAACTGTCTGGGCAATGGCTCTTGGTGTTTATCTTGGAAGTGTCTATGTAAAAACTCGTAACCTTTGGGTACCAATCGTCTTGCACTTTGTTATCGACCTTTGTGGCATTCCTTTCTGTTTTTCAACAAGCAATCAATATCCGCAAATTGCCTTGGTAACGTCACTTGTAGCTTATGTTTTGTTAGGCATTTATGGTTTGTCCCTTTTAAAAAACAAGGATTAA
- a CDS encoding helix-turn-helix domain-containing protein: MENNLGKCFKLLRESKGLSQKEIAGEVISIAQLSRFERGVSNINADTLYHCLENMNVSIAEFQCVCRNYSQNQKLLFQDEVAKAYLEKNILTLKHYLVKCHQLEAAFPSQKFYKLNTIIVRALIYQCNQQEKVAKKDVQFLVDYLFSVDEWGRYELWLFTYGASLMTNSMVETFACEMISRTQFYQEIPENRHLVNQMLFNIINVCIERSHFSLAFKLLNYADNLKQNETDLFMRNAIKYCRGYYLFKTGNLSGLQVMEKCAEVMIFLECHSIAQQMLDRISDLKQETSHMQKELTHL, from the coding sequence ATGGAAAATAATTTAGGAAAATGCTTTAAACTTTTGAGGGAGTCAAAAGGTTTATCGCAAAAGGAAATAGCCGGGGAAGTTATTTCGATTGCACAATTATCACGCTTTGAGCGTGGTGTCAGCAACATAAACGCTGATACACTTTATCATTGTTTAGAGAATATGAATGTCTCTATTGCTGAATTTCAATGCGTTTGTCGCAATTATTCGCAAAATCAAAAACTACTTTTTCAGGATGAAGTGGCTAAAGCCTATCTTGAAAAAAATATATTGACCTTGAAACATTATTTGGTTAAATGTCATCAGCTAGAAGCAGCGTTTCCAAGTCAAAAATTTTATAAACTCAATACGATTATTGTTAGAGCATTGATTTACCAATGTAATCAACAAGAAAAGGTTGCTAAAAAAGATGTTCAATTTTTGGTTGACTATCTGTTTTCTGTTGATGAATGGGGGCGTTATGAACTATGGCTGTTCACTTACGGCGCTTCTTTGATGACTAACAGTATGGTGGAAACATTTGCCTGCGAGATGATTAGTAGAACGCAGTTTTATCAAGAAATCCCAGAAAATCGACATTTGGTGAACCAGATGTTATTCAATATCATTAATGTTTGTATTGAAAGAAGTCACTTTTCACTGGCTTTCAAGCTGTTAAATTACGCTGATAATTTAAAACAGAATGAAACAGATTTATTTATGCGAAATGCTATCAAATATTGCCGTGGCTATTACTTGTTTAAAACAGGAAATTTATCAGGTTTGCAGGTCATGGAAAAATGCGCAGAAGTCATGATTTTTTTGGAATGCCATAGCATCGCTCAGCAAATGCTAGATAGAATTTCAGATTTAAAACAAGAAACATCACATATGCAAAAAGAATTAACCCATTTATAA
- a CDS encoding alpha/beta fold hydrolase — MYIHEFGNPAHPKIILLAPMMISGENLYHLMKPYLKGDYCIIAPDQGGHGKAGQYLSADDEYQHLKYYLEEKGYFDIKLVYGASLGVAIGWRLFNDQRFKIEHAWFDGVALKKNAWLLENVTRLLFRQKKRALKKSGAAASQSLVKMYGEDLAKLMTKNFDRITSQDIDAICHACCHYNLQLLTQEQQSKLHLEYGEKDFDLGVSKKAFKKYLPEVDVIIRMGYPHCGYFAGNTAAYVAELEAFIK, encoded by the coding sequence ATGTATATCCATGAATTTGGTAATCCTGCACATCCCAAAATAATTCTTTTAGCTCCGATGATGATATCTGGCGAGAATTTATATCATTTGATGAAGCCTTATTTAAAAGGTGATTATTGTATTATTGCACCTGATCAAGGTGGTCATGGTAAAGCGGGACAGTATTTGAGTGCCGATGATGAATATCAACATCTGAAATATTATTTGGAAGAAAAAGGGTATTTTGATATTAAACTGGTTTATGGCGCCTCACTGGGTGTAGCTATTGGATGGCGATTATTTAATGACCAACGTTTCAAAATTGAACACGCTTGGTTTGATGGAGTTGCTCTAAAGAAAAATGCTTGGTTGTTGGAAAATGTCACGCGCCTTCTTTTTAGACAAAAGAAAAGAGCACTAAAAAAGTCAGGCGCAGCTGCATCACAATCTCTTGTTAAAATGTATGGCGAGGATTTAGCTAAGTTGATGACGAAAAATTTTGATAGAATTACTAGTCAGGATATCGATGCTATTTGTCACGCATGTTGTCATTATAATTTACAGCTGTTAACGCAAGAGCAGCAAAGTAAGCTTCATTTAGAGTACGGTGAGAAAGATTTTGATCTTGGCGTTTCTAAAAAAGCTTTTAAAAAATATCTTCCAGAAGTTGATGTGATTATCCGAATGGGCTACCCACATTGTGGTTATTTTGCTGGTAATACGGCAGCTTATGTAGCCGAATTAGAAGCGTTTATAAAATAA